From Toxorhynchites rutilus septentrionalis strain SRP chromosome 2, ASM2978413v1, whole genome shotgun sequence, a single genomic window includes:
- the LOC129766071 gene encoding uncharacterized protein K02A2.6-like has product MKFEVDSGSPVSLIGLADRVKWFNDITLNETKVELRSYCGSKIKVFGTIDVDVACNGKIQVLRLFVVDLKRQPLLGREWMRALQFNWNDVMKNYLSSVNKITLRTPLSGTVRNVLEEFPSVFDDSIGEITKVQASLTLKPNSKPVFLKSRSIPFSIQDVVENEINRMVEKGILLKVNHSEWATPIVPVMKSANKVRLCGDFKLTVNKNLLVDEHPLPTIDELFANMAGGEKFSKLDLAQAYLQMVVRQEDQPILTLNTHL; this is encoded by the coding sequence ATGAAATTTGAGGTAGACAGTGGTTCACCAGTTTCCTTGATTGGGCTTGCTGACAGAGTAAAATGGTTTAACGACATTACGCTTAATGAGACAAAAGTTGAATTGCGTAGTTACTGCGGCAGTAAAATAAAGGTTTTCGGTACCATTGATGTAGATGTGGCGTGTAACGGGAAAATACAAGTCTTGCGATTGTTCGTGGTCGATTTGAAAAGGCAACCGTTGCTGGGGCGGGAGTGGATGCGTGCGTTGCAGTTCAATTGGAACGATGTCATGAAAAACTATCTTTCTAGTGTCAACAAAATAACGCTGCGTACACCGTTATCCGGAACGGTGAGAAATGTACTCGAAGAGTTCCCTTCAGTTTTCGATGATTCTATTGGAGAGATCACCAAAGTTCAAGCTTCGCTAACCCTGAAACCGAATAGCAAACCTGTATTTTTGAAATCTCGTTCAATACCTTTTTCTATTCAAGATGTTGTGGAAAACGAAATCAATCGGATGGTGGAAAAGGGGATCTTGTTGAAAGTTAACCACAGTGAATGGGCGACTCCGATAGTGCCTGTGATGAAGTCCGCCAACAAGGTGCGTCTGTGTGGGGATTTCAAGCTGACCGTTAACAAGAATCTGTTAGTGGACGAACATCCTTTACCGACCATAGATGAATTATTCGCCAACATGGCCGGTGGCGAGAAATTTTCTAAACTGGATTTAGCACAAGCATATCTCCAAATGGTTGTTAGACAGGAAGATCAACCAATACTCACATTAAACACACATCTGTAG
- the LOC129767547 gene encoding superoxide dismutase [Mn], mitochondrial, whose amino-acid sequence MLAIRCALAGTARNVPAVLGCRNKHTLPDLPYDFGALEPVICREIMELHHQKHHNAYVTNLNAAEEQLKDAVAKNDASKIIQLGGAIKFNGGGHINHSIFWKNLSPDRSDPSAELKKALDRDLHGIDNFKKEMKAAAVAVQGSGWAWLGYNKKSKTLQIASCPNQDPLEATTGLVPLFGVDVWEHAYYLQYKNLRPNYVDAIWDVVNWKDISERFAKAQ is encoded by the exons ATGTTGGCCATTCGTTGCGCTCTTGCGGGAACTGCCCG GAATGTTCCGGCCGTTCTGGGATGCCGCAACAAACATACACTGCCAGATCTGCCATACGATTTCGGTGCTCTGGAACCGGTCATTTGTCGTGAGATAATGGAG CTTCACCACCAGAAGCATCACAACGCATACGTTACAAATTTGAATGCCGCGGAGGAACAACTGAAGGATGCCGTGGCCAAGAATGATGCTTCGAAAATAATCCAGTTGGGCGGTGCCATCAAGTTTAACGGTGGTGGCCATATCAACCATTCTATTTTCTGGAAAAATCTGTCCCCGGACCGTTCCGACCCTTCGGCGGAACTCAAGAAGGCTCTCGACCGAGATTTGCATGGAATCGATAACTTCAAAAAGGAGATGAAAGCTGCCGCTGTTGCCGTTCAGGGTTCGGGCTGGGCCTGGCTTGGATACAACAAGAAGTCTAAAACTCTCCAAATTGCGTCCTGCCCGAATCAGGATCCACTTGAAGCCACCACAG GTTTGGTCCCACTGTTTGGCGTCGACGTTTGGGAACACGCCTACTATTTGCAATACAAAAACTTGCGCCCAAATTACGTGGATGCGATTTGGGATGTTGTTAACTGGAAAGATATTTCCGAGCGCTTTGCTAAAGCACAATAA
- the LOC129769293 gene encoding protein Son: MGDSAAAKEDKTSSTEMFPLNIKIKQEKTTSYEDSSKSETVDKLSIDLNLSNIFSQTTTTNAAGTTSTDASGKEVKSVEPLKSSNEILTELFKVFNAAPPEIIDDDDDDDSNGAEKKKRKHKHKKKSKKKKKTTENGCESLSDSEDEEKIRKKVKKIKKEKKDKHSKHKEKNKDGKGKQERKKEDKHPAKVEMLSTVVKKEPKDDHRHHGHEPKDRPHSGSRDLSQKALKQEKEESRFGELSHDKSSQERLKERDSEKGDSKNKNKIQIKSLKDSAIFKEVASKEKEKERQRERGRFQTGEMRRRRSDSDFSLSDEDQYNQGRYYDFYEKKYNSFYAGYKDEEHHRHRKRKRSEDRERYRKSRTKSRSRSPQFDKQKLLEIARRNAISMLKKGTLPGAHGLDKESKEKIIMKMRSSGKSVEELTEYCKKISEKDNLNELSSVSSDDSDHDADGGSKAFHHPFQIKDPGPIVMNIKNSVPLQPKSAEQTKALLMQFPVSSGAQHRKMENEWVPVEPKPPQPVVPVPAIRHEKPLPKILPTSATFVPQVEQQPAYTPLNPSIPPSVTAPPPPAPLPVVASGPPPVMTQPHSGPPSMAIMSVPPPAIPTTNPNVMTLPPQLETPQIEVFPNMAEAEKLDVSTIISQRLNAMRKLQDNPADAEAIKLLYNTQKDMSAWASSKFTPGQFLGSTGVQCLSQRELAEGYQPWAKRDSLKQTAPVTGGMGMHLLQKMGWVPGEGLGKEKNGSLEPLLLDVKLDKRGLVASAEDQQRQMQFQMQQQQQQHQQQQQHQQHGGRGRARFANVKIVTDGKHPVSILGEYSSKRKWIPPRYELVHESGPGHAKNFVFKVIVNGLEYQPAIANNTKKDAKATAAKFCLQQLGILQS, translated from the exons ATGGGTGATAGTGCTGCTGCAAAAGAGGACAAAACGTCTTCCACGGAAATGTTCCCACTAAACATAAAAATCAAGCAGGAAAAAACAACCAGCTATGAAGATTCCAGCAAGTCGGAAACAGTTGACAAACTGTCGATCGACCTCAACTTGTCGAACATATTCTCCCAGACGACAACGACGAACGCCGCCGGTACTACCTCGACGGACGCTAGCGGCAAAGAGGTCAAATCGGTGGAACCACTGAAATCCTCGAACGAAATACTCACCGAGTTGTTCAAGGTATTCAATGCCGCCCCACCGGAGATCAtagatgacgacgacgacgacgattcGAATGGTGCCGAGAAGAAGAAACGAAAACACAAACAcaagaaaaaatctaaaaagaagaagaagacaacgGAAAATGGTTGTGAATCTTTGAGTGACTCGGAAGATGAGGAGAAAATTAGAAAGAAGgtgaagaaaattaaaaaagagaAGAAGGATAAGCACAGCAAACACAAGGAGAAAAACAAAGATGGGAAAGGGAAACAGGAACGAAAGAAGGAAGATAAACATCCGGCCAAAGTGGAGATGCTTTCCACAGTTGTAAAGAAAGAACCGAAGGACGATCATCGGCATCATGGACATGAACCCAAAGATCGTCCTCATAGCGG CTCTCGAGATTTGTCCCAAAAAGCGCTGAAACAGGAGAAAGAGGAATCCCGCTTCGGAGAACTGTCGCATGATAAATCGAGCCAGGAGCGTCTCAAGGAACGTGACTCGGAGAAAGGGGAttccaagaacaagaacaaaattcaaatcaaaagtCTGAAAGACAGCGCGATCTTCAAAGAGGTTGCATCGAAAGAGAAGGAAAAAGAACGCCAGAGGGAAAGGGGTCGTTTCCAGACGGGTGAAATGCGGAGAAGAAGGTCTGATTCGGATTTTTCACTTTCCGATGAAGACCAGTACAATCAGGGACGGTATTATGATTTCTATGAGAAGAAGTATAACTCTTTTTATGCGGGATATAAAGACGAGGAACACCATCGGCACAGGAAACGCAAGAGAAGCGaggacagagaaagatataggaAATCGAGGACCAAGTCAAGGTCCCGATCTCCTCAGTTCGATAAGCAGAAATTGTTGGAAATCGCTCGCAGGAATGCGATATCGATGCTGAAGAAAGGCACCTTACCGGGTGCCCATGGGTTGGACAAGGAATCGAaggaaaaaattataatgaaGATGAGGAGCAGTGGAAAATCTGTTGAGGAATTGACTGAGTATTGCAAGAAGATTTCGGAGAAGGATAATTTGAACGAACTCTCCAGCGTTTCATCGGATGATAGCGATCACGATGCAGATGGCGGGTCGAAAGCGTTTCACCATCCCTTCCAGATCAAAGATCCTGGACCGATCGTGATGAACATAAAAAATTCCGTTCCTTTACAACCAAAATCTGCCGAACAAACGAAAGCACTTCTAATGCAGTTCCCGGTGTCTTCGGGCGCTCAACACAGGAAGATGGAAAATGAATGGGTCCCCGTGGAACCGAAACCTCCTCAACCGGTTGTTCCCGTTCCTGCGATACGTCATGAAAAACCACTACCGAAAATTCTTCCCACATCGGCAACATTTGTCCCTCAAGTTGAGCAACAGCCAGCTTACACACCGCTCAATCCATCGATACCTCCGTCTGTCACTGCGCCACCACCACCAGCACCGCTTCCCGTTGTGGCCTCCGGACCACCACCAGTCATGACTCAGCCACATTCTGGCCCCCCTtcgatggctatcatgtcggttCCTCCTCCTGCTATACCCACCACAAACCCCAACGTAATGACTCTCCCACCTCAGCTTGAGACTCCCCAAATCGAGGTTTTTCCCAACATGGCGGAAGCGGAAAAACTGGACGTTTCCACAATCATCTCCCAAAGGCTCAACGCCATGCGTAAGCTACAGGACAATCCCGCCGACGCGGAGGCGATCAAGCTGCTGTACAACACCCAGAAAGATATGTCCGCTTGGGCGTCGTCCAAATTCACTCCGGGCCAGTTTCTGGGATCGACCGGTGTCCAGTGTCTCAGCCAGCGGGAGTTGGCCGAGGGTTACCAACCGTGGGCCAAGCGAGACTCGCTGAAGCAAACCGCTCCCGTCACCGGTGGAATGGGTATGCATTTGCTGCAGAAAATGGGATGGGTTCCGGGGGAAGGTCTCGGCAAGGAAAAGAATGGTTCCCTCGAACCACTACTGCTCGATGTTAAGCTGGACAAACGGGGTCTAGTTGCAAGTGCCGAAGACCAACAGCGGCAGATGCAGTTCCagatgcagcagcagcagcagcagcaccagcaacaacagcaacatcaGCAACACGGTGGCCGTGGGCGAGCTCGTTTCGCGAACGTTAAAATCGTCACGGATGGCAAACATCCGGTCTCCATACTGGGCGAGTATTCCAGCAAGCGAAAGTGGATACCTCCGCGATACGAGTTGGTACATGAAAGTGGTCCGGGTCATGCGAAAAATTTTGTCTTCAAAGTGATCGTAAACGGGCTGGAGTATCAACCAGCAATCGCGAATAACACGAAGAAAGATGCAAAGGCAACCGCAGCGAAGTTTTGTTTGCAGCAGTTGGGAATTTTACAATCATAG